TCGGCGACCGGGCGGCGACCCTGGGATTTGCCGGCGGGCCCTTCACCCTCGCCTCCTATGCGGTCGCGGGCGAGCCCGCCAAAAATCACATCCCCGTACGGGGGTTCCGGGCGGCCCATCCCGCGGCCTTCGAGGAGTTGCTCGGGACGTTCGCGGACGTGGTTCGGGAGTATGTCCGGTTCCAAGTCGAGCATGGGGCCGACGCCATTCAGCTATTCGACACCTACGCGGGATTGCTGGGGCCGGAGGATTACCGCGACTACGTGTTACCCCTCCACCAGGAGATCCTCGAGGCCGTCGACGTGCCAACGATCGTCTTCGTCCGGAACATGGGCGGTCGGCTCCCGACCCTGGCCGAGAGCGGCGCGGACGTGGTCGGGCTCGACTGGACGGTCGACATGGCCGAGGCCCGGGAGACCCTCGGCGAGCAGCCTGTCCAGGGCAACCTCGATCCGACCGATCTGCTGGGCGACCCCGAGTTCGTCCGGCGGCGAACGGAGTCGATCATCGAGGCTGCCGGTCCGGACGGACACATTCTCAATCTCGGGCACGGCGTGAATCGCACCACGCCGGTGGAGTCGGTCGCGGCCTTCGTCGAGACGGCGAAATCCTGGGAGTGGTGATCACTCGACGGGCGCGTTCAGGCAGAAGGTTCCCGGTTCGTCCCGGCACTGACACTGGCGAAGCTGGTGGTACGCGGGGTCGAAGTCGGCGAGGAACGGTTCGATCAGGTCCCCGAGGACCGTCGCGAGCCGTGGATCGTCGTGTGGCACTGGCACCCGGTAGAACTCCAGGCCCTGTGTTTCGGCTGCCTCGCGAAGTTCGACGTCGAGTTCGTGAAGCGTCTCGGATTGCTCGTGGAGGAAACTCATCGGCTCGACGACGACCCGGTCGGCCTCGATCGATTCGAGGGCGTCCTCGATGTCCGGTTCGGTCCAGGGGATGTCCCGGTTCGCGTGGTTCTGGAAGCCCAGCGTGTAGGACTCCGGTCCCAGCAATGCGGCCATGGTGTCCGCGTACTCCGTGACGTACTGGTCATAGCGGCTGCCGGCCTCCAGATACGAGGTGGGGGTCCCGTGGGCCGAGAAGAGCAGTTCGGTCCCCGGGGCCGCGAGGTCCACCCCCTGTGCCTGGAGGAACGACTGGACGTTCTCGACCCGGAGCCGGGTGTAGGTAGCGTGACGGTGCCAGCCGGTGACGGCACGAAACTCCACGTCGGCGTCGTGGTCAGCCAGTGCCGATTCGAAATCCCCGACGGCGGCGATGTTGGTCGAGGGGCCCGAAAGCGGATACACTGGGACGACGATCACGCGATCGAGGTCCTGGGCAGCCACCTCGGCAGCCACGTCGTCGATGAGCGGGTCGGTGTACTGCATCGCCAGAAATACCGCCGGGTCGAATCCCCGGGCGGCGAGTTCGTCCTCGACGGCCGACTGCTGGTCCCGGGCCTGCGCGTCGAGCGGGGAGCCACCGATGGTCTCGTACTCCTCGATGAGCCCGCTCGCACGGCGGGACGCGAGTTCGCTGGCCCGATCGCGGGCCGCGGCCTCGCTGTCGAAGCGCTCCAGATTGGCGTTGTCCAGAAAGATGCGTTCGAGGAAGGGTTCGACGGCTTCTCGGGTCGGTTCGGCGGGTTCGCCGAAGTTGAGCAACACGACGCCTGCGTCCATGCCAGCAGGTATGTGGGCGTCCGGGGTATAGTTGTGGGACCCCTCAATCGTGGCGGAAGGCCCGGGTACCCGTGAACACCATCGCCAGATCATGTTCGTTCGCGGCCTCGATGACGGCCTCGTCGTTGACCGAGCCACCGGGCTGGATCACGGCCTCGACACCCGCTTCGGCCGCGAGTTCGACCCCGTCCGGGAAGGGGAAGAAGGCGTCACTCGCCATGACACTCCCTGCCGCGGACTTGCCCTCGGCGTCCCGATCGGCCTTCTTGGTCGCCAGGTCGACGGCGTCGACTCGACTCGCCTGTCCCATCCCGATCCCGACCGTTTCGGTGCCGGAGGCCAGGACGATGGCGTTTGACTTGACGTGTTTGGCGGTCTGCCAGGCAAACAGCAGTGACTCCAGTTCGGCCGCGGTTGGCTCGCGTTCGGTCACCGTCTCCAGATCCGCCGCCTGGGGGGCCTGGAGGTCACGCTCCTGTACCAGCCGACCGCCGACCAGCGGCTTCTCGACCTGTCCCAGCGTGTCGCCGTCGAATTCGCCGACGTCGAGCACGCGGAGGTCGTCTTTTTCGGTCAGCACGTCGAGGGCGTCGGCTGTGTATCCGGGTGCGACGACGGCCTCCTTGAACGAGTCGACGATGGCGGTCGCGGTTGGTTCATCACAGGGTCGGTTGAGGGCCACGATCCCGCCGAACGCGCTCTTGGCGTCCGTGGCCAGTGCGTCCTCGTAGGCCTCGCTGAGGCTGTCGCCGACCGCACACCCGGCCGGGTTGGTGTGTTTGATGACCGCGGCGGCCGGCGCTTCGAACTCCCGGATCAGGTTCAGGGCGGCGTCGGCGTCGTTGTAGTTGTTGTAGGAGAGGGCCTTCCCGGTCGGATTTCGCTGTTCGGCGTCGACCACGCTGGCGGCCTCGTTTCTTGGATCGGCATAGAGGGCGGCCTCCTGGTGGGGGTTCTCCCCGTATCGGAGTTTCCGAACCCGGTCGGTGGAGGTGAATCGTCGGTGGGGAAAGGCCCCGCCGTCCTCCGTGACCGTGACCTCGTCTCCATCGATTGTCACCTGTCCCGCCGCGATCATCTCGATCGCGCGGGGATAGGCCGTGAACTCGCCCTCGTAGAGGACCCGGCGTTTCAGATCCGCCGGGTCGTCGTCGGGATAGACCGGCACCGGCTCCTGGGTGATGATCGGGCCCGCATCGACGTGTTCCTCGATGACCGAGCCATCCTCGGCGACGGCGTCGGTCACGAGATGGACGGTACACCCCGAAACGGCCACCCCCGCCGCGAGGGCCTGTTCGTGGGCGTTCTCGCCCGGGAAGGACGGCAACAGCGAGGGGTGAACGTTGAGCGTCGGCGGCGCGGCTTCGAGGAACGTCTCGGACAGGATTTGCATGTAGCCATCGAGCGCGACGAGATCCAGGTCGTAGTCGGAAAGCACCTGCAGGATTCGCCGTTCGTGTTCCCGGCGGTCCATCCCCGGGGAGCGCTCGACGACGGCCGTGTCGATCCCCCGATTTTCGGCCTTCTCGATGATCGGCGCGTCGGCGTGATTCGACACGACGACCCCGAGGGTCGCATCCCCCGGCTGTCGATCCTGGATGTGCAAGAGATTTCGACCGCGGTTGCTCGCGAGTCCGGCGATAATTGGCATACTGGATAGCCCGGCGTGCACTCGCAAAATCGTTGTGGTCCCTGCGCGAACGATTATCCACTGTCGTGCATATCTCCGTGACTCCAGGCGGGAAACGGGACGAATATATTCACGAACGTGGAACGACTCGACCGACATTCTTAACCGGCGACCGCGGCCACACCGACACATGTCAAACGATCGTGGCCCGCTGTGGGCCGTTTCGCCGCTCGACGGTCGGTACGCCGACCGGACGGCCCCGCTCGTCGAGTACGTGAGCGAGGCGGCGCTCATGCGTGCCCGCGTGACCGTCGAGGTGGAGTACACTATCGCCCTCGCTGATCTCCAGGCGACCCCCGTCGAGATCGATCCCGAACTCCGGGAGTCGATGCGGGACTGCTACCGGGACTTCGATGAGTCGGACGCCGAGTTGATCAAGGCCATCGAGACGACCGGCGCCAGGGGCTATGCCGCGACCAACCACGACGTCAAGGCCGTCGAGTACTATCTGCGGGAGGCCACACCCGAACGGGTCCATCCCTGGTTGCACTTCGGCTTGACCAGCGAGGACGTCACGAACCTGGCCTACCGCATTCTGATCCGGGACGCCATGGAGTCGGTGTTACTGCCTCGACTGCGGGTGATTCGTGAGGAACTGACCGACTTTGCACACGACCACGCCGACCTCCCGATGCTCGCCCGAACCCACGGCCAGCCTGCAACGCCGACGACCTTCGGCAAGGAGATGGCGGTGTACGCCGCGCGGGTGGGCCAGGGAATCGCGGCCGTCGAATCGGCGACAGACTCGCTCGCGGGCAAACTCGGCGGGGCGACCGGGACGTTCGCGGCTCACGCCGTGGCCTATCCTGATGTCGACTGGCCGGGCTTTGCCCGCGAGTTCGTCACCGATCTGGGGCTCTCTTACCTACAGCCGACGACCCAGATCAATCCCGGCGACGACCTGGCGACGCTCTTCGACGCGCTGGCCCGAGTAAACCGGGTGCTGGTCGACCTCGACCGGGACGCCTGGCAGTACGTGAGCCTGGGCTATCTGGGCCAGGAAGCCGCGGCGGGCGAAACCGGTTCCTCGACGATGCCACACAAGGTCAACCCCATCGACTTCGAGAACAGCGAGGGCAACCTCTCGCGGGCCAACAGCGATTTGGGCTTCCTCGCGGAGACCATCACGACCTCCCGCATGCAGCGGGACCTCTCGGACTCGACGGTCAAACGGAACATGGGGGTCGCACTCGCGCATTCGCTTTTGGGCTACGTGAAACTCGAGGCCGGCCTGGCGAAGGTCGTGCCCCGCGAGTCGGTCATGGCCGAGGACCTCCAGGCCAATCCGGCGGTGATCGGCGAGGCGATCCAGACGGTCCTCCGGCGTGAAGGGAATCCGGACGCCTACGAACTGGTGAAAGAGGCCACTCGGGGCGAGTCCGTCACCATGGCGGACTTCGAGGCCCTCATCGAGGACCTTGATGTCGATGCGTCGACGAAAGAAACGCTGCGTTCACTCACGCCGGAATCGTACACCGGCATCGCCGCTTCGATCGCACGAGACGTGTGATCACTCGGCCACGAGCAGTGTCTCGAGGCCGTCGGTGAGGATCGCTCCGGCCTGCCGGACGGCGTCGATCGGAACGTACTCGCGCTCGCCGTGGGCGACCGGTCCCTGTTCGTCGGCCAGCACGCCCGGCCCGAAGACCACGGTCGGCGCCATTGAAGCGAAGTACGCAGCCTCGGTCGCAGCTCCGAAGGTTCGAGGTTCGCCCGCGCCGGCAGCCACCAGCGCCTGACTGACCGCCGCGTCGGCATCTGTCTCGAACCCTTCCAGGAACGGGGTCTCCCGCTCGGCCGGCTGGACCGCGACGGTGAGATCCTCGGAGACGACCGAGCGGAGGTGAGTCTGGAGCGACTCGAAGAATTCGGGTGCTCTCTCGGGTGGCACGCTCCGCCGATCGATCGTGAGTGTTGCTTCCGACGGGATCCGGTTGGTGGCTTCGCCCCCCGAGACGAGCGTGGGGGTCAGTGTGGGGGCCCCGAGCCGTGGATGGGTCGCGGGTCCGTGTTCGTCGTCGTAGCTTTCCAGGCCCGCGATCGCGTCTTTGAGCCCCGAGATGGCGTTCACGCCCGATTCAGGCGTGGCCGCGTGAGCACCCCGGCCACCGAGGTGGACCGTCCCCTGAAATCGGCCCCTGGCGGCCACACACACGTCGAGCCCGGTCGGTTCGCCCACGATGAAGCCGTCGGCGTCCAGTTCGAGTGCCGCCGCGCCGGTCGACTCCCGCTCCTCGTCGGGCGTGAGCGCGAGCGTGAGCCGGCCGGTTTCGGGTTCGGTCCGGAGGAAGGCTGCCAGTATCGCCGCGAGTGGCCCCTTCGCGTCACAGGATCCTCGGCCGCGGATCTCCGTCTCGGTCCGTTCGAGCGGGTGATGGGGCGGGACGGTGTCAAGGTGCGTGTTGAGAACGATCCGTGGCTCTCCGCTCCCTTTATCGGCCAGCAGGTTCCCCGCGTCGTCGATCCTGACTGTTTCGCCGTTGGCTTCCAGGGTCTCCCGGACCAGTTCCCGCATCTCCGTGACCGACTCGGTCGAGGGGGTTTCGACGGCCGTTTCGAGGAACTCGATCGGGTCGAAACTCATCGACTCCCCGCCTCGAACTCGACCGTTCCCTCGCGCTCGAAGGCCGTTGGGCCCGCGAGCGTGGCTGGCCCGTCTGCCGGTACGGTCACCGTCAGCGTGCCCCCTGGTGGCGACACTTCGATCGGTTCCCCGGCCGCAGCCAGCTCTTGCCTGACGGCGACGGCCGCGATCGCGACCGCGCCCGTCCCACAGGACTGGGTCTCGTCCTCGACGCCCCGCTCGTAGGTGCGCTGTCTGAACTCGCTGGGGCCGACGTACTCGGCAACCGTGACGTTCGTGCCCGCCGGAAACTCATCGGCGTAGCGGATCGGCTGGGCCATGGCCTCAAGGGCAACCTCCTCGACCGACCGGAGGAACGCGACCGCGTGGGGCACACCTGTGTTCACAGCCGAGATCGTCAGCCCCTCGAAGGGCTCCTCGATCATCGGTCCCTCCGATTCTACGGGGATTTCGGCCGGCTCGAAGCTCGGTTCGCCCATCTCGACGGTCACGTTGGTCTCGTCCGCATCAACTTCCGCGAGTCGGTCCCCGGCTGGGGTTTCGAGTCGGAACTTCCAGTCCCCGGTCTGTTCGTGGGCCCACCGGGCGGCCACTCTGGCCCCGTTGCCACACATCTCGGCCGTGCTGCCGTCCGGCTGGTAGAGCGTGAAGCCGACCCGGGTGGGCTCGGTTTCGGGATCGAGCTCCAGAAAGAGGATCCCGTCCACCCCCAACTCCACACAGGCCGACTGGGCGAACGCCGCCCGGTCGGTTTCCAGGGCCGCGGCTTCGACGACTGCGAATGCGTTGCCCGTCCCATGGTACTGGCGGTAGGGAACGTTCATCTGTCCACCTCCGAGTTGATCACGTCCTCGACGGTTTCCCGGCGTCTGACGAGTTTTGTCGAGCCGTCTTCCATGGCGATTACGGGTGCTCGCGGCCGGCTGTTGTACTGGCTCGCCATCTCGATGCCGTAGGCGCCGGTGAAGCCGACCCCGTACAGCTCACCTCGCTCTGGCTTCGGGAGACGCCGGTCCCGGGCGAGCACATCGGTACTCTCACAGATCGGGCCGACAACGGAGACTGTCTCGGTCTCTCCAGCCTGGTCCCCGGTGAGTGATTTGACCGGGTGGTAGGCGTCGTACAGGGCCGGTCGGAGCAAATCAGTCATGCCCGCGTCGACGCCAGCCAGGACGCCGTCGCCGGCCGGCTTGACGGTGTTGACCCGGGTCAGGAGGACCCCGGCGTCGGCGACCAGATACCGTCCCGGCTCGATGCGAAGTTCGGCGTCAACCCCCGCGAGTGCCTCGCGGGTCGCCGTCGCGATCGCGTCCAGGTCGAGGGGTTCTTCGTCGGGTCGGTACGGGACGCCGAACCCGCCGCCCACGTCGACGAACTCCAGGTCGGTATCGAGGTCCGTCGCGACCGACGCGATGGTTTCGACGACCGCTCGGTGGGCCGCCAGGCCGTCGTCCAGGATGCCGCTGCCGGCGTGGGCGTGCAAGCCGACCACGTCGAGTCCCTGCTCGGTCCCGGCCGCGACCGCCTCCGGGACCCGATCGACCGGGATCCCGAACTTGGCGTCCGCGCCGGTCGCGACCGCGTCACTGTGACCGGCACCTGTCCCTGGATGGATTCGGATCGCGACGCCCCCGTCGAAACCACGTTCCGCGAGGCGGTCGATCGTGTCCATCGCGTCCACGGTGATGGTGATCGGCGCTCCGCCGCCAACCAGGACGGCATCGAGGTCCCTGGCTGGCGCGTTGACGGGAGTGTACTGCACGTTGGCGGGGTCGAAGCCGGCTTCGAGCGCACGGCGAACCTCCCCGGCTGACGCACACTCGGCGCCGACACCAGCGTCTGCAAGTGTCTGCAGCACTGCCCGACCGGCGTTTGCCTTGACAGCGTACAGCAGCCTGGCGTCCGGAAACGCCGTCTGCAACCGGTCCAGGTTCTCGCGGATTCGATCCAGGTCGATGACGTAGGCGGGGGTCCCGTGGGTTTCAGCGATCTCCTGCAGTGGGTCTCGCTCCCAGTCGTCCAGACGGCGTACGGTCGGTCCAGTCATGAACTTCGAAGCTCCGCCTCGCGCTGGGTTGCGTCCCGTGTTTCGGCCTCGATGTCCATGGCGACGACCGCGGGCTTGTACGCGCCGCCGCTGAACAGTTCGTGTTCCCCCACGCTGGATTCGACGAAGCGAGTGAAGGCTCGCCGGTTGGGCGGAAGCTCGCCATAGTGGATCTCCTCATCGACCAGATCGTAGACCGGAATCCGCGGCGTCAGTAGCGTGTTCTCGCCGACGACACTCCCCTCGCCGACGACGAACCCGGAGGTCACCCGGGTGCCTGCACCCAGGGACACGTCGTCCTCGATGACGACCGGCGTGTCCTCGACGGGTTCCAGCACCCCGCCGATCAGGGTGTTTCCGCCAAGCTTGACGTTCTCGCCGATCTGGGCACACGAACCGACCGTGTTCGCCGAATCGACCAGCGTGCCGTCGCCGACGTACGCGCCGATGTTGACGAAACTGGGGCTCATCAGGATCGCGTCGCTGCCGACGTAGGCCCCTCGGCGGATCGTGGTGCCGTTGGGCGTGTTTCGGGTGCCGCGCTCGCCCAGATCAGCGGTTTCCCGAAGGCCCAGCACGTCGTGGTAGGTCACGTCGCCGTAGGTCCGGGGCTCGATCTCCCGGAGTGAGAAGTTGAGCAGAATTCCGGTCTTGACCCACTCGACGGCTTCCCATCCGTCGGTTCGGGGCTCGGCGGCGCGAATATCGCCCGCTTCGAGGGCGGCGAGGAACTCCGCGAGTACCTCGCGTTCGGCTGTGCCCGGTTCCGTCAACTCGCCCGAATCGTAGCGATGCTTGAGGTCGGTGATGTCGGCTTCCAGCGTCATTGATCGGTCTCGCTCAGTTTCGCTGCGATCGCTGCAAATCGGTAGAATCCCGGTTCCTGGTCGACAAGCCAGCTCGCGGCGTCGAGGGCTCCCTCTGCGAAGACCGAGCGTGAGCCGGCCCGGTGGGTAAGCGAGAGGGTCTCCCGGTTGCCCGCGAGCAGTACCTCGTGTTCGCCAGTGATGTCGCCGGCTCGGCGAGCGTGAACGCCGATCTCGCCGGCTTCCCGCGGGGCCTCGCCCTCGCGACCGTGCACCCGCGCTGCGGGCCCGCCCCGGGCCTCGTCGATCCGGTCGAGGATCAGCGAGGCGGTCCCGGAGGGAGCATCGCGCTTGCCGTTGTGGTGGGTCTCGGTCAGTTCGATGTCGTACTCCGAGAGTGACTCCACGGCCGCCGTCACGGCGTCGATCAGGGCCTGGATCCCGCGGGCGAAGTTCGCGCCCAGCAGGACCGGCGTCTCCTCGCCGGCGGCTTCGAGGGCGGCCCGCTGCTCGTCGTCGAACCCAGTCGTGCCAGTCACGATGGGGACGCCGGCGTCGGCCGCCAGGGTGACGTACTCGACAGCACTCTCCGGGCCCGTGAAGTCGATGATTACGTCGGGTTCGGTCTCGGTGAGTAGCGTCTCGAACCGCCGGGCTGGCTCCACGTTCTCCAGCTGTGGGTCGGCGTCCCGGTTCACGGCGAAGGCGACGGTGAGCCCGCGCTCCTCGGCTGCGTCCCGGACTGCCTGGCCCATCCGGCCGGTCGCGCCGGTGACCCCGATTCGGAGGCCCTCGCTCATTCGGCTCCCTCCGCGAGGTCCGCGAGGACCGCTTCGAGCTCACGGCGGTTCTCCGGGCTGATCGTCGAGAGCGGGGAGCGAAGGCGACCCGTGCCGTGCCCCCGGATCTCCATTGCGGCCTTGACCGGGATCGGGTTCGTCTCGGCGAAGAGGGCCTCGACCAGCGGGGCGAGTTCCCGGTGCACCTCGCGAGCCTGTTCGTAGTCGCCCTCGAGCGCGCTGTGAACCAGTTCGACGGTGCGCTCGGGTTCGACGTTCGCGGCGACGGAGATGACCCCAGTCCCGCCGACCGAAATGATCGGGAGGGTCAGGCCGTCGTCACCGGAGAGGACCGAGAACTCCTCGGTGGCCGTGCGCCGGGCGACCTCGCTGACTCGGCCGAGATCGCCACTCGCGGCCTTGTAGCCCACGATGTTCTCGTGGCTCGCCAGGTTCACTGCCGTCTCGACGGCGATGTTTCGGCCCGTTCGCGAGGGGACGTTGTAGATGATCTGTGGCAGGTCGACCTCGTCCGCGATCGCGCGGTAGTGGGCCTCCATTCCGGCGGGTTCGGGCTTGTTGTAGTACGGCGAGATGAGCAGGAGCCCGTCCGCACCGGCTTCCTCCGCCCCGCGAGAGAGGACGAGGGCCTCGTGGGTTGCGTTACTTCCCGCTCCGGCGATCACGGGCACATCGACTGCTTCGACGACTGTCTCGACGACGTCGACGTGTTCCTGGTGGGTCAGCGTGGCGCTCTCGCCGGTCGAGCCCACTGGTACGACGCCGTCGACGCCGGCTGCTTCGAGCCGGGTCGCGTTCGCCGCGAGTCGATCGTGGTCGATACTCCCGTCTTCGAGAAACGGCGTCGTCATTGCCGGGTAAACGCCGGTCGTGAGATCGTGTGTCATTGGTGGTCGGTTGGTGGGTGGGGTGTTTCATTAGTGTGCTGATACGGGCGAGTGATGGGTGCGTCCAGTTAGCTGCTGGTCGCAGGATGGGAAACGGCCCGAAACGGGGTCCGAACCCGCAACGAGCCATGTGATCACTGCCCACGTTTCAGAACAGGTCGAAACTCGCCTCCTGGCCCGTCGTGACCGCCGGTGGAAGCGAGTATCATGCTCGAAGGCTGACCGTCCAGGGTTAAAGCTGTTTTGGGCTCCCGGGCCGCCCGGTTTTTCAACGGGGCGCTCGAACGGGGAATCGAATGCTCGTCTTG
This region of Halodesulfurarchaeum sp. HSR-GB genomic DNA includes:
- the hemE gene encoding uroporphyrinogen decarboxylase — translated: MRSHFLQAARGEETARPPVWLMRQAGRYLPEYRELRADYTFREAISTPDVATEITLQPFERFGLDAVVIYSDILVALEPLGIDYHLESGVGPVIDDPIETPAAIPDHHEPVAERLDYVGELIERVSEHVGDRAATLGFAGGPFTLASYAVAGEPAKNHIPVRGFRAAHPAAFEELLGTFADVVREYVRFQVEHGADAIQLFDTYAGLLGPEDYRDYVLPLHQEILEAVDVPTIVFVRNMGGRLPTLAESGADVVGLDWTVDMAEARETLGEQPVQGNLDPTDLLGDPEFVRRRTESIIEAAGPDGHILNLGHGVNRTTPVESVAAFVETAKSWEW
- the hemH gene encoding ferrochelatase: MDAGVVLLNFGEPAEPTREAVEPFLERIFLDNANLERFDSEAAARDRASELASRRASGLIEEYETIGGSPLDAQARDQQSAVEDELAARGFDPAVFLAMQYTDPLIDDVAAEVAAQDLDRVIVVPVYPLSGPSTNIAAVGDFESALADHDADVEFRAVTGWHRHATYTRLRVENVQSFLQAQGVDLAAPGTELLFSAHGTPTSYLEAGSRYDQYVTEYADTMAALLGPESYTLGFQNHANRDIPWTEPDIEDALESIEADRVVVEPMSFLHEQSETLHELDVELREAAETQGLEFYRVPVPHDDPRLATVLGDLIEPFLADFDPAYHQLRQCQCRDEPGTFCLNAPVE
- the purH gene encoding bifunctional phosphoribosylaminoimidazolecarboxamide formyltransferase/IMP cyclohydrolase, whose translation is MPIIAGLASNRGRNLLHIQDRQPGDATLGVVVSNHADAPIIEKAENRGIDTAVVERSPGMDRREHERRILQVLSDYDLDLVALDGYMQILSETFLEAAPPTLNVHPSLLPSFPGENAHEQALAAGVAVSGCTVHLVTDAVAEDGSVIEEHVDAGPIITQEPVPVYPDDDPADLKRRVLYEGEFTAYPRAIEMIAAGQVTIDGDEVTVTEDGGAFPHRRFTSTDRVRKLRYGENPHQEAALYADPRNEAASVVDAEQRNPTGKALSYNNYNDADAALNLIREFEAPAAAVIKHTNPAGCAVGDSLSEAYEDALATDAKSAFGGIVALNRPCDEPTATAIVDSFKEAVVAPGYTADALDVLTEKDDLRVLDVGEFDGDTLGQVEKPLVGGRLVQERDLQAPQAADLETVTEREPTAAELESLLFAWQTAKHVKSNAIVLASGTETVGIGMGQASRVDAVDLATKKADRDAEGKSAAGSVMASDAFFPFPDGVELAAEAGVEAVIQPGGSVNDEAVIEAANEHDLAMVFTGTRAFRHD
- the purB gene encoding adenylosuccinate lyase — its product is MSNDRGPLWAVSPLDGRYADRTAPLVEYVSEAALMRARVTVEVEYTIALADLQATPVEIDPELRESMRDCYRDFDESDAELIKAIETTGARGYAATNHDVKAVEYYLREATPERVHPWLHFGLTSEDVTNLAYRILIRDAMESVLLPRLRVIREELTDFAHDHADLPMLARTHGQPATPTTFGKEMAVYAARVGQGIAAVESATDSLAGKLGGATGTFAAHAVAYPDVDWPGFAREFVTDLGLSYLQPTTQINPGDDLATLFDALARVNRVLVDLDRDAWQYVSLGYLGQEAAAGETGSSTMPHKVNPIDFENSEGNLSRANSDLGFLAETITTSRMQRDLSDSTVKRNMGVALAHSLLGYVKLEAGLAKVVPRESVMAEDLQANPAVIGEAIQTVLRREGNPDAYELVKEATRGESVTMADFEALIEDLDVDASTKETLRSLTPESYTGIAASIARDV
- a CDS encoding M20 family metallopeptidase, with product MSFDPIEFLETAVETPSTESVTEMRELVRETLEANGETVRIDDAGNLLADKGSGEPRIVLNTHLDTVPPHHPLERTETEIRGRGSCDAKGPLAAILAAFLRTEPETGRLTLALTPDEERESTGAAALELDADGFIVGEPTGLDVCVAARGRFQGTVHLGGRGAHAATPESGVNAISGLKDAIAGLESYDDEHGPATHPRLGAPTLTPTLVSGGEATNRIPSEATLTIDRRSVPPERAPEFFESLQTHLRSVVSEDLTVAVQPAERETPFLEGFETDADAAVSQALVAAGAGEPRTFGAATEAAYFASMAPTVVFGPGVLADEQGPVAHGEREYVPIDAVRQAGAILTDGLETLLVAE
- the dapF gene encoding diaminopimelate epimerase, with amino-acid sequence MNVPYRQYHGTGNAFAVVEAAALETDRAAFAQSACVELGVDGILFLELDPETEPTRVGFTLYQPDGSTAEMCGNGARVAARWAHEQTGDWKFRLETPAGDRLAEVDADETNVTVEMGEPSFEPAEIPVESEGPMIEEPFEGLTISAVNTGVPHAVAFLRSVEEVALEAMAQPIRYADEFPAGTNVTVAEYVGPSEFRQRTYERGVEDETQSCGTGAVAIAAVAVRQELAAAGEPIEVSPPGGTLTVTVPADGPATLAGPTAFEREGTVEFEAGSR
- the lysA gene encoding diaminopimelate decarboxylase, with translation MTGPTVRRLDDWERDPLQEIAETHGTPAYVIDLDRIRENLDRLQTAFPDARLLYAVKANAGRAVLQTLADAGVGAECASAGEVRRALEAGFDPANVQYTPVNAPARDLDAVLVGGGAPITITVDAMDTIDRLAERGFDGGVAIRIHPGTGAGHSDAVATGADAKFGIPVDRVPEAVAAGTEQGLDVVGLHAHAGSGILDDGLAAHRAVVETIASVATDLDTDLEFVDVGGGFGVPYRPDEEPLDLDAIATATREALAGVDAELRIEPGRYLVADAGVLLTRVNTVKPAGDGVLAGVDAGMTDLLRPALYDAYHPVKSLTGDQAGETETVSVVGPICESTDVLARDRRLPKPERGELYGVGFTGAYGIEMASQYNSRPRAPVIAMEDGSTKLVRRRETVEDVINSEVDR
- a CDS encoding 2,3,4,5-tetrahydropyridine-2,6-dicarboxylate N-succinyltransferase, encoding MTLEADITDLKHRYDSGELTEPGTAEREVLAEFLAALEAGDIRAAEPRTDGWEAVEWVKTGILLNFSLREIEPRTYGDVTYHDVLGLRETADLGERGTRNTPNGTTIRRGAYVGSDAILMSPSFVNIGAYVGDGTLVDSANTVGSCAQIGENVKLGGNTLIGGVLEPVEDTPVVIEDDVSLGAGTRVTSGFVVGEGSVVGENTLLTPRIPVYDLVDEEIHYGELPPNRRAFTRFVESSVGEHELFSGGAYKPAVVAMDIEAETRDATQREAELRSS
- the dapB gene encoding 4-hydroxy-tetrahydrodipicolinate reductase encodes the protein MSEGLRIGVTGATGRMGQAVRDAAEERGLTVAFAVNRDADPQLENVEPARRFETLLTETEPDVIIDFTGPESAVEYVTLAADAGVPIVTGTTGFDDEQRAALEAAGEETPVLLGANFARGIQALIDAVTAAVESLSEYDIELTETHHNGKRDAPSGTASLILDRIDEARGGPAARVHGREGEAPREAGEIGVHARRAGDITGEHEVLLAGNRETLSLTHRAGSRSVFAEGALDAASWLVDQEPGFYRFAAIAAKLSETDQ
- the dapA gene encoding 4-hydroxy-tetrahydrodipicolinate synthase; translated protein: MTHDLTTGVYPAMTTPFLEDGSIDHDRLAANATRLEAAGVDGVVPVGSTGESATLTHQEHVDVVETVVEAVDVPVIAGAGSNATHEALVLSRGAEEAGADGLLLISPYYNKPEPAGMEAHYRAIADEVDLPQIIYNVPSRTGRNIAVETAVNLASHENIVGYKAASGDLGRVSEVARRTATEEFSVLSGDDGLTLPIISVGGTGVISVAANVEPERTVELVHSALEGDYEQAREVHRELAPLVEALFAETNPIPVKAAMEIRGHGTGRLRSPLSTISPENRRELEAVLADLAEGAE